CCTGTCCAGGCTGTTTTTGAAAGAGTGGTGAATTGTTGCACATAATTTTTCATATCGAACTGTTTCTTGCGGTGACATGGGCGCAAGTTCGTTGCCAATGATCAGCCAAGGTGACCAACAACGCCTCGGCGGAGGGGTGGGGTGCCACAAGATGCACCGGAATGTGCCGCCGCTGCAATACGGTCGCAGTGACGGGACTCAAGGCGGCGATCAGGGTGTGTTGCCACCAGGGCATGGCGGGTGAGGGGAGAGCGTCCAGAAAGGATTCGGCGGAACGGCCACTGAAGAAGGAAATGGCGCTCACTTCTCGCCGATGCAAAGCTGTCAAGACCGGTTCCGGCAGTTGGGTGATGGGCATGGCACGATAGGCGACGACCAACTCGACACGACAGCCACCTGCCTCCAGAATATGCACGAGGGTCTCCTGGCCCGACTCTGCCCGCAAAAACAGAAACAGGGTTCCTGGCCCATGCCGTGACAAAATGAATTGGGCCAATGCCTGGGCATCACCGGGCTGAGTGGGGATTGTGGCGGGGCACCCCCCCTGGTGCAAGAGGGCGGCGGTCTTGGCGCCAACCGCATAGAGGGGTGGGTGGGCGCTTCCGGCTGGCAACGCATCGAGCAGTGCGCGAGCGCCGTGGGCGCTGGTGAGAATGATGCCGGCATAGGTATCCAGTCGGGCCATGGCTGCATGGAAAGGCACGGGATCGGCAGGCGGGCCCATGACCAGGGCCGGCGCCACAAGGGGATGTCCACCTGCCCGACGGACCAGGTCGGCTGTTTGTTCCGCTTCGGGTTGGGGACGGGTGATCAGGATGGTGCGCCCGGCCAGGTTGGGTGATCTCATGATGAAAGGGATTTGATGGCAGGAATGGGGGCTATGGATGGCACGACAGGCACGGGTGACACGAGATCGACTCTCCCCCCCGAAGGCGCCGTGATCTGAAGTTCCTGAAGGATCTTTCGCGCCCCGCGCCCCAGGAGTTCCTGGGCCAGGGCAACCCCAAGGGCTTCCGGGTCTGTTGCCGATCCCTGGCGGCGACCACGAATCATGGGAGATCCCGTGACGCCGGCCACGATTCCTTCCAGGGTCAACGTTTGCCCATCCAGCCGGGCATGCCCCCCGATGGGTACCTGGCATCCACCTTCCAGGGTGGCCAGAAAGGCCCGTTCTGCCCGTACACACAGTTGCGTGGGCAGGTGATTCAGGGGTTCCAGAAGGGTGGCCACGTGAGGATCGTCGTCACGCATCTCCATGCCGATGGCCCCCTGACCAATGGCCGAGACCATGCGCTCGGAGTCCAGATACTCCACCACGTAGCGGGTCATTTGCAATCGTTCGACCCCGGCGGCTGCCAGGATGATGGCGTCGTACTCACCAGCCACCATCTTTTCGATGCGGGTATTGATGTTGCCCCGCAGCGGCAACACGTTCAGGTCGGGCCGCAAGGCCAGCAATTGGCTGCACCGCCGCAGGGAGGATGAGCCAACCCGGGCTTTTTGTGGCAGCATCGCCAGCCCGGCATGATGCACCGACAACACCACGTCGCGTGGATCGGCCCGCTCCAGAATGGAACCCAATGTGAGCCCCGGCGGAAACCGTGCGGGAACGTCTTTCATGGAGTGAACGGCCAGATCGGCCCGGCCATCCAACAGGGCTTCTTCCAGTTCCTTGACGAACAGCCCTTTTCCCCCCACCTTGGCCAGGGGCACGTCGAGGATTTTGTCGCCCGTGGTCTTGATGGAGACCAGTTCCACCGTCAGGGCAGGGCGATGTGCCAGGATGCGATCCCGGACCAGGCGGGCCTGCCAGAGAGCCAGGGCGCTGCCCCGTGTGCCGATACGCAAAAGAGACTTTTTCACCGAGGATGTTCCTTCGTCAAATTGTAACTATTCACCACCCGGCAACGAATCGGGGTCCAGGGGGCTGGCTCCCTGGCAGGTCCAGGACGGAGTCCTGGTGGGGTTCGGGGCGAAGCCCTGACAAAGGCTTTCATGTCCAAGCTTTTCTTGCAAGGGTGGTGAGTCGTTACGTCAAACTTCAATTGTTCCCTGCGACGGTGCCAGCATAAGGGGAGAGTGTCGAACAGACAAGAGCATGCGCATTCTGGGTATTGAATCAAGTTGTGACGAAACCGCCGCCGCCGTGCTGGAAGGGGATGGCCGGGCGTTTGCCATTCTTGCCAACGTTGTGCATGGGCAATTGGATATTCACGCTGATTTTGGCGGTGTTGTTCCGGAGTTGGCGAGCCGTGCCCATATTCGCAACATCGGGCCTGTGGTTGCGACGGCTTTGGCACAGGCGCGTGTGTCGGAAGGGTCTCTGGATGGCATCGCTGTGACGGTTGGTCCTGGTCTGGTAGGTGCTCTGCTGGTGGGTGTTGCCATGGCTCGGGGGATGGCTATGGCCTTGGGGCGTCCTCTGCTCGCCATTCACCACATGGAGGGCCATTTGATGAGTCCATTTCTTGCCGGGGTGACCGACTTTGCCTTTCCGT
The genomic region above belongs to Magnetococcales bacterium and contains:
- a CDS encoding uroporphyrinogen-III synthase; translation: MRSPNLAGRTILITRPQPEAEQTADLVRRAGGHPLVAPALVMGPPADPVPFHAAMARLDTYAGIILTSAHGARALLDALPAGSAHPPLYAVGAKTAALLHQGGCPATIPTQPGDAQALAQFILSRHGPGTLFLFLRAESGQETLVHILEAGGCRVELVVAYRAMPITQLPEPVLTALHRREVSAISFFSGRSAESFLDALPSPAMPWWQHTLIAALSPVTATVLQRRHIPVHLVAPHPSAEALLVTLADHWQRTCAHVTARNSSI
- the hemC gene encoding hydroxymethylbilane synthase; the encoded protein is MKKSLLRIGTRGSALALWQARLVRDRILAHRPALTVELVSIKTTGDKILDVPLAKVGGKGLFVKELEEALLDGRADLAVHSMKDVPARFPPGLTLGSILERADPRDVVLSVHHAGLAMLPQKARVGSSSLRRCSQLLALRPDLNVLPLRGNINTRIEKMVAGEYDAIILAAAGVERLQMTRYVVEYLDSERMVSAIGQGAIGMEMRDDDPHVATLLEPLNHLPTQLCVRAERAFLATLEGGCQVPIGGHARLDGQTLTLEGIVAGVTGSPMIRGRRQGSATDPEALGVALAQELLGRGARKILQELQITAPSGGRVDLVSPVPVVPSIAPIPAIKSLSS